A portion of the Meriones unguiculatus strain TT.TT164.6M chromosome 11, Bangor_MerUng_6.1, whole genome shotgun sequence genome contains these proteins:
- the Shisa4 gene encoding protein shisa-4 isoform X1 codes for MPPAGPRGAAPLAAVVLLVLGAPLALTSEDCLWYLDRNGSWHPGFDCEFFTFCCGTCYQRYCCRDLTLLITERQQKHCLAFSPKTIAGIASAVILFVAVVATTICCFLCSCCYLYRRRQQLQSPFEGQEIPMTGIPMQPVYQYPPDPKAAPIPPQPGFMYPPSGPAPQYPLYPAGPPIYNPAGKCIPWNPCSCLSPPLVPGPPLPPSLVDSLSQAPSISFGNF; via the exons ATGCCGCCCGCGGGGCCCCGCGGGGCCGCGCCACTTGCTGCCGTCGTCCTGCTGGTGCTTGGGGCTCCTCTGG CGCTGACAAGTGAAGACTGCTTGTGGTATCTGGACCGGAATGGCTCCTGGCATCCAGGATTCGACTGCGAGTTCTTCACCTTCTGCTGCGGGACCTGCTACCAGCGGTACTGCTGCAGGGACCTGACCTTACTCATCACCGAAAGACAGCAGAAGCACTGCCTAGCCTTCAG TCCCAAGACCATAGCAGGCATCGCTTCTGCTGTCATCCTCTTTGTTGCTGTGGTTGCCACCACCATctgctgcttcctctgttcctgcTGCTACCTATACCGACGGCGCCAACAACTCCAGAGCCCGTTTGAAG GCCAGGAGATTCCGATGACAGGCATCCCAATGCAGCCAGTATACCAATACCCCCCGGACCCCAAAGCTGCTCCTATCCCTCCACAGCCTGGTTTCATGTACCCACCTAGTGGCCCTGCTCCTCAGTACCCTCTCTACCCAGCGGGACCCCCAATCTACAACCCTGCGGGTAAGTGCATACCCTGGAATCCTTGTTCCTGCTTGTCCCCACCTCTTGTCCCAGGACCTCCCTTACCTCCATCACTGGTAGATTCCCTTTCACAGGCTCCTTCCATATCTTTTGGGAACTTCTAG
- the Shisa4 gene encoding protein shisa-4 isoform X2 — protein sequence MPPAGPRGAAPLAAVVLLVLGAPLALTSEDCLWYLDRNGSWHPGFDCEFFTFCCGTCYQRYCCRDLTLLITERQQKHCLAFSPKTIAGIASAVILFVAVVATTICCFLCSCCYLYRRRQQLQSPFEGQEIPMTGIPMQPVYQYPPDPKAAPIPPQPGFMYPPSGPAPQYPLYPAGPPIYNPAAPPPYMPPQPSYPGA from the exons ATGCCGCCCGCGGGGCCCCGCGGGGCCGCGCCACTTGCTGCCGTCGTCCTGCTGGTGCTTGGGGCTCCTCTGG CGCTGACAAGTGAAGACTGCTTGTGGTATCTGGACCGGAATGGCTCCTGGCATCCAGGATTCGACTGCGAGTTCTTCACCTTCTGCTGCGGGACCTGCTACCAGCGGTACTGCTGCAGGGACCTGACCTTACTCATCACCGAAAGACAGCAGAAGCACTGCCTAGCCTTCAG TCCCAAGACCATAGCAGGCATCGCTTCTGCTGTCATCCTCTTTGTTGCTGTGGTTGCCACCACCATctgctgcttcctctgttcctgcTGCTACCTATACCGACGGCGCCAACAACTCCAGAGCCCGTTTGAAG GCCAGGAGATTCCGATGACAGGCATCCCAATGCAGCCAGTATACCAATACCCCCCGGACCCCAAAGCTGCTCCTATCCCTCCACAGCCTGGTTTCATGTACCCACCTAGTGGCCCTGCTCCTCAGTACCCTCTCTACCCAGCGGGACCCCCAATCTACAACCCTGCGG CTCCTCCCCCCTATATGCCACCACAGCCCTCTTACCCAGGAGCCTGA